A genomic window from Acetobacteroides hydrogenigenes includes:
- a CDS encoding GNAT family N-acetyltransferase, translated as MEPIIQPVDKKLIKKELTKDKFLRHTNNGGNKLYIVDHHDSPNIMREIGRLRELAFRAAGGGTGKSIDIDDFDIDPVHPYKQLIVWDPSEEEILGGYRYIVCDDLEVKHLATSELFNFSEKFQKEYLGNMIELGRSFVQPNYQSTRLRSKGIYALDNLWDGLGALVVEHPDHKYFFGKVTMYTSYNVEARNMILYFLRKYFPDNDNLVTPIEPLPLELDQEVLDALFEGKPYEEGYKILQKRIRELGENIPPLINSYMNLSPSMKVFGTAINHEFGGVEETGILITVGDIYLRKVERHIKSFIPRFIRRKIRK; from the coding sequence ATGGAACCAATTATTCAACCGGTTGATAAAAAGCTTATCAAAAAAGAGTTGACCAAGGATAAGTTTCTCCGCCACACCAACAACGGCGGAAACAAGCTGTACATTGTAGACCACCACGACTCGCCCAACATCATGCGCGAGATTGGCCGTTTGCGCGAGCTGGCCTTCCGTGCGGCTGGCGGCGGTACCGGCAAGAGCATCGACATCGACGATTTCGACATCGACCCGGTACACCCCTACAAGCAGCTCATCGTTTGGGACCCCAGCGAGGAGGAAATTCTGGGCGGCTACCGCTACATCGTGTGCGACGACCTCGAGGTGAAGCACCTGGCCACCTCGGAGCTGTTCAACTTCTCGGAGAAGTTCCAAAAGGAGTACCTGGGCAACATGATTGAGCTTGGACGCTCGTTCGTGCAGCCCAACTACCAGAGCACCCGCCTGCGCAGCAAGGGCATCTACGCCCTCGACAACCTGTGGGACGGTCTTGGCGCGCTGGTGGTGGAGCACCCCGACCATAAGTACTTCTTCGGGAAGGTAACCATGTACACCTCGTACAACGTGGAGGCGCGCAACATGATCCTCTACTTCCTGAGAAAGTACTTCCCCGACAACGACAACCTGGTTACCCCTATCGAGCCGCTCCCGCTAGAGCTGGATCAGGAGGTGCTTGACGCCCTGTTTGAGGGTAAACCCTACGAGGAGGGCTACAAGATCCTTCAGAAGAGAATCCGCGAGCTGGGCGAGAACATTCCGCCGCTCATCAACTCGTACATGAACCTTTCGCCCTCGATGAAGGTGTTCGGGACGGCCATCAACCACGAGTTTGGCGGAGTTGAGGAGACGGGAATCCTGATTACCGTGGGCGACATCTACCTCCGAAAGGTGGAGCGCCACATCAAGTCGTTTATACCGCGGTTTATCCGCCGAAAGATACGCAAGTAG
- a CDS encoding DUF6261 family protein, whose translation MASTSKLSKIPVASLGGVTDRVITTTKESNLQDVITDSAFTNLEEKSKRYTEGLSKRLYSKLTNDMVALDKKRDGISRRMDEYVLSLLESPIETMHAPARRVYDIIERYPNVESEAYADESKHLRKMIAELRDASLKDDVTLLNLKPWIDALEAANEEFEAKIIERGNDLVAIREVQSATALRRDLEQALRDYFEFVHGMVVTKKTEEYKLFEKKLQERLDTAINPLLRTTPDDKK comes from the coding sequence ATGGCAAGCACAAGCAAGCTCTCTAAAATTCCGGTTGCCTCGCTAGGTGGCGTAACCGATAGAGTTATCACAACCACAAAGGAGTCGAATCTACAGGATGTTATAACCGATTCGGCTTTTACCAACCTCGAGGAGAAATCGAAACGCTACACCGAAGGTCTCAGCAAAAGGCTCTACAGCAAGCTTACTAACGACATGGTGGCCCTGGATAAGAAGCGCGACGGCATCAGCCGGCGCATGGACGAGTACGTACTTTCGCTGCTCGAATCGCCCATCGAGACCATGCATGCGCCAGCACGACGTGTATACGATATTATTGAGCGCTACCCCAACGTGGAGTCGGAGGCCTACGCCGACGAGAGCAAGCACCTCCGCAAGATGATTGCCGAGCTGCGCGATGCCAGCCTTAAGGACGATGTAACCCTGCTCAACCTCAAACCTTGGATTGATGCCCTTGAGGCCGCGAACGAGGAGTTTGAGGCAAAGATCATCGAGCGCGGAAACGATTTGGTGGCTATCCGCGAGGTGCAGTCGGCAACAGCCCTGCGTCGCGATTTGGAACAAGCCCTACGCGACTACTTCGAGTTCGTTCATGGCATGGTGGTCACCAAAAAAACGGAAGAGTATAAGCTGTTCGAGAAGAAGCTACAGGAACGGCTGGATACAGCCATCAACCCGCTGCTTCGCACCACTCCCGACGATAAAAAATAG